Proteins from a genomic interval of Mycolicibacterium grossiae:
- a CDS encoding phosphoribosylaminoimidazolesuccinocarboxamide synthase, whose amino-acid sequence MRPALSDYQYVASGKVREIYRIDADHLLFVASNRISAFDFVLDSEIPDKGRILTAMSVFFFDLLDVPNHLAGPPDDERIPAEVLGRALVVRRLDMLPVECVARGYLTGSGIIDYRATGAVCGIPLPDGLTEASKFDEPLFTPATKAELGDHDENISFERVVDMVGAERAAQLREATLDVYRRAADHALTKGIIIADTKFEFGTDDAGTLVLADEVFTPDSSRYWPADTYAEGEVQPSFDKQFVRNWLTGPDSGWDRHGEAPPPPLPPDIVAATRARYVEAYERISGLSFADWLGAA is encoded by the coding sequence CCCGGCTCTGAGCGACTACCAGTACGTGGCCAGCGGGAAGGTCCGCGAGATCTACCGCATCGACGCCGATCACCTGCTGTTCGTGGCGAGCAATCGCATCTCGGCGTTCGACTTCGTCCTCGACAGCGAGATCCCCGACAAGGGTCGCATCCTGACCGCGATGAGCGTGTTCTTCTTCGACCTGCTCGACGTGCCGAACCACCTCGCCGGACCGCCGGACGACGAGCGGATCCCCGCCGAGGTGCTCGGCCGGGCGCTGGTGGTGCGCCGCCTGGACATGCTGCCCGTCGAATGCGTCGCACGCGGCTACCTGACGGGCTCGGGCATCATCGACTACCGCGCCACCGGTGCCGTCTGCGGCATCCCGCTGCCCGACGGCCTGACCGAGGCGAGCAAGTTCGACGAGCCGCTGTTCACCCCCGCCACGAAGGCCGAACTCGGCGACCACGACGAGAACATCAGCTTCGAGCGGGTGGTCGACATGGTGGGCGCCGAGCGCGCGGCGCAGCTGCGCGAGGCGACCCTCGACGTCTACCGCCGCGCCGCCGACCACGCACTGACCAAGGGGATCATCATCGCCGACACCAAGTTCGAGTTCGGCACCGACGACGCGGGCACGCTGGTGCTGGCCGACGAGGTGTTCACGCCCGACTCGTCGCGCTACTGGCCCGCCGACACCTACGCCGAGGGGGAGGTGCAGCCGAGCTTCGACAAGCAGTTCGTCCGCAACTGGCTCACCGGCCCGGACTCCGGCTGGGACCGTCACGGCGAGGCGCCACCGCCGCCGCTGCCCCCGGACATCGTCGCGGCCACCCGTGCCCGCTACGTCGAGGCCTACGAACGCATCTCGGGTCTCTCCTTCGCCGATTGGCTGGGTGCCGCGTGA
- a CDS encoding glutathione peroxidase, producing MRDIPLNTLDGKPTSLSELAAGATLVVNVASKCGLTPQYTALEKLAEDYRGRGLTVVGVPCNQFMGQEPGTADEIAEFCSSTYGVTFPLLEKTDVNGADRHPLFAELTKAPDAAGEAGDVQWNFEKFLVSPDGEVVNRFRPRTEPDAAEVIEAIEAVLPD from the coding sequence ATCCGCGACATCCCCCTGAACACACTCGACGGCAAGCCCACGTCGCTGAGCGAATTGGCCGCCGGCGCAACGCTCGTCGTGAACGTCGCGTCCAAGTGCGGGCTGACCCCGCAGTACACCGCCCTGGAGAAGCTGGCCGAGGACTACCGCGGGCGCGGACTCACGGTCGTCGGCGTCCCGTGCAACCAGTTCATGGGCCAGGAGCCCGGGACGGCCGACGAGATCGCCGAATTCTGCTCCTCCACCTACGGGGTGACGTTCCCGCTGTTGGAGAAGACCGACGTCAACGGCGCCGACCGGCACCCGCTCTTCGCGGAGCTGACCAAGGCGCCCGACGCCGCGGGCGAGGCCGGCGACGTGCAGTGGAACTTCGAGAAGTTCCTGGTCAGCCCCGACGGCGAGGTGGTCAACCGGTTCCGGCCGCGCACCGAACCGGACGCCGCCGAGGTGATCGAGGCCATCGAGGCCGTGCTGCCGGACTGA
- a CDS encoding DUF2334 domain-containing protein, producing MAGELIVSISGIRDRTLSDVADFRAELERRRVPVSYLVAPRLKGDYRLDADPTAVDWLTRRRDDGDAVVLHGYDEAATKKRRGEFASLPAHEANLRLMGADRVMEHLGLRTRVFAAPGWTVSHGVVTALPRNGFRLLAGDSGITDLVRESTLRARVLGIGEGFLTEPWWCRTLVLAADRTARRPGTVRIAVAASQLKRPGPRQAVLDAVDLALVHRCTPAVYRWAPMRALTDAA from the coding sequence GTGGCTGGAGAACTGATCGTCTCGATCTCCGGGATCAGGGACCGCACGTTGAGCGACGTCGCGGACTTCCGCGCCGAACTCGAACGGCGACGCGTCCCGGTGTCCTACCTGGTGGCGCCGCGCCTCAAGGGCGACTACCGCCTCGATGCCGACCCGACCGCCGTCGACTGGCTGACCCGACGCCGCGACGACGGCGACGCGGTGGTGCTGCACGGCTACGACGAGGCGGCGACCAAGAAGCGCCGCGGCGAGTTCGCGAGCCTGCCCGCGCACGAGGCGAACCTGCGTCTGATGGGCGCCGACCGGGTCATGGAACACCTCGGGCTGCGCACCCGGGTGTTCGCCGCACCCGGCTGGACGGTGTCCCACGGCGTCGTCACGGCCCTGCCCCGCAATGGTTTCCGGCTGCTGGCCGGTGACAGCGGCATCACCGACCTGGTGCGCGAGTCGACGCTGCGTGCTCGCGTGCTCGGCATCGGCGAGGGCTTCCTCACCGAGCCGTGGTGGTGCCGCACCCTGGTGCTCGCCGCCGACCGCACCGCCCGCCGGCCGGGCACCGTACGCATCGCGGTTGCCGCGAGCCAGCTGAAGCGGCCGGGCCCGCGGCAGGCCGTCCTCGACGCCGTCGACCTGGCGCTCGTGCACCGCTGCACACCCGCGGTGTACCGGTGGGCGCCCATGCGCGCTCTCACAGACGCCGCCTGA
- a CDS encoding S9 family peptidase gives MTESTATPPVAKRVEHRREHHGDVFVDPYEWLREKTNPEVISYLEAENAFTEAQTAALEPLRQKIFDEIKARTKETDLSVPTRRGDWWYYGRSFEGKQYGVQCRCPVTDPDDWTPPRFDEITEIPGEQVLLDENVEAEGHEFFSLGAASVSLDGHTLAWSVDVTGDERYTLRFKDLRTGEVYDDTLTGIGAGVTWAADNRTVYYVTVDDAWRPDTVWRHRLGAGQPGERVYHEPDERFWIGVGRSRSNRYVFIAAGSSVTSEMLYGDAADPEATFTPVLPRRELVEYSAEHAVIGGEDRFLILHNDGAENFTLVEAPVSDPTAFRTLIEHRDDVRLDAVDAFENLLVVSYRSEALPKIQLWPIVGDGEYGRPEEVEFDTELTSSGLAGNPNWSAPRLRVATTSFVVPLRVYDLDLTTGERILLREQPVLGDYRPEDYVERRDWAVAADGARIPVSIIHRAGLAFPAPALLYGYGAYESCEDPRFSIARLSLLDRGMVFAVAHVRGGGELGRPWYEQGKLLNKKNTFTDFIDVATHLVDDGVTRAENLVALGGSAGGLLMGAVANMAPEAFAGILAQVPFVDALTTILDPSLPLTVTEWDEWGNPLADEDVYHYMKSYSPYENVEAKRYPAILAMTSLNDTRVYYVEPAKWVAALRHAGVDPVLLKTEMVAGHGGISGRYERWREAAFQYAWVLATADPDHYGRGQTGDLDGTSPA, from the coding sequence GTGACCGAGTCGACTGCCACGCCGCCGGTCGCCAAGCGCGTCGAGCACCGCCGCGAACACCACGGGGACGTCTTCGTCGACCCCTACGAGTGGCTGCGGGAGAAGACCAACCCCGAGGTGATCTCCTACCTGGAGGCGGAGAACGCGTTCACCGAGGCGCAGACAGCCGCCCTGGAACCGTTGCGGCAGAAGATTTTCGACGAGATCAAGGCCCGCACCAAGGAGACCGACCTCTCGGTGCCCACCCGCCGCGGCGACTGGTGGTACTACGGCCGCAGCTTCGAGGGCAAGCAGTACGGCGTGCAGTGCCGCTGCCCGGTGACCGACCCGGACGACTGGACGCCGCCGCGTTTCGACGAGATCACCGAGATCCCCGGTGAGCAGGTGCTGCTCGACGAGAACGTCGAGGCCGAGGGCCACGAGTTCTTCTCCCTCGGCGCGGCGTCGGTGAGCCTCGACGGGCACACGCTCGCCTGGTCGGTGGACGTCACGGGCGACGAGCGGTACACGCTGAGGTTCAAGGACCTGCGCACCGGCGAGGTCTACGACGACACCCTCACCGGCATCGGCGCCGGGGTGACGTGGGCGGCCGACAACCGCACCGTCTACTACGTCACCGTGGACGACGCCTGGCGTCCCGACACGGTGTGGCGACACCGGCTCGGGGCGGGCCAGCCGGGGGAGCGGGTCTACCACGAACCCGACGAGCGCTTCTGGATCGGCGTCGGCCGGTCGCGCAGCAACCGGTACGTGTTCATCGCCGCGGGCAGTTCGGTCACCTCGGAGATGCTCTACGGCGACGCCGCGGACCCGGAAGCCACGTTCACGCCGGTCCTGCCGCGCCGCGAGCTGGTCGAGTACTCCGCCGAACACGCCGTGATCGGCGGCGAGGACCGGTTCCTCATCCTGCACAACGACGGCGCCGAGAACTTCACGCTGGTGGAGGCGCCGGTCAGCGATCCGACCGCCTTCCGCACGCTCATCGAGCACCGCGACGACGTCCGGCTCGACGCCGTCGACGCGTTCGAGAACCTGCTGGTGGTCAGCTACCGCAGCGAGGCGCTGCCGAAGATCCAGCTGTGGCCGATCGTCGGCGACGGCGAGTACGGGCGCCCGGAGGAGGTCGAGTTCGACACCGAGCTGACCTCCTCGGGACTGGCGGGCAACCCGAACTGGTCGGCGCCGCGGCTGCGGGTGGCGACGACGTCGTTCGTCGTGCCGCTGCGCGTCTACGACCTCGACCTCACGACCGGCGAGCGAATCCTGTTGCGCGAGCAGCCCGTTCTCGGTGACTACCGGCCGGAGGACTACGTCGAGCGCCGCGACTGGGCCGTCGCGGCCGACGGCGCCCGGATCCCGGTGTCGATCATCCACCGTGCCGGGCTCGCGTTCCCGGCGCCGGCGTTGCTCTACGGCTACGGCGCCTACGAATCCTGCGAGGACCCGCGCTTCTCGATCGCCCGGCTGTCGCTGCTCGACCGCGGCATGGTGTTCGCCGTCGCGCACGTGCGCGGCGGCGGTGAACTCGGCAGGCCGTGGTACGAGCAGGGCAAGCTGCTGAACAAGAAGAACACCTTCACCGACTTCATCGACGTGGCAACCCATCTCGTCGACGACGGGGTCACCCGCGCGGAGAATCTGGTGGCCCTCGGCGGCAGCGCCGGCGGTCTGCTGATGGGCGCGGTGGCCAACATGGCACCCGAGGCGTTCGCGGGGATCCTCGCGCAGGTGCCGTTCGTGGACGCGCTGACGACGATCCTCGACCCGTCGCTGCCGTTGACGGTCACCGAATGGGACGAGTGGGGCAACCCGCTGGCCGACGAGGACGTCTACCACTACATGAAGTCCTATTCACCGTACGAGAACGTGGAGGCCAAGCGGTATCCCGCGATCCTCGCGATGACGTCGCTCAACGACACCCGGGTGTATTACGTGGAGCCCGCGAAGTGGGTCGCCGCGCTGCGGCACGCCGGTGTCGACCCGGTGCTGCTGAAGACGGAGATGGTGGCCGGTCACGGGGGCATCAGCGGGCGCTACGAGCGGTGGCGGGAAGCGGCGTTCCAGTATGCGTGGGTTCTGGCGACCGCCGACCCCGACCACTACGGACGCGGGCAGACCGGCGACCTCGACGGGACGTCGCCCGCCTGA